The genome window TGGTTGTGCAATTAGTTTGATAACCACAATGTTCCAAATGTGACTTTCAATTGATTTTTCTATTTACCTTATTTGTTTGAACCGGTCAACTATGACCTTATGAACCTTTAGACTAGTGGCTATTGAAGACGAGCATCCATTGTAGTCCACCCTGCAGGCCTTGTGCACCCTTAGACTAGAGGTGCAAACGGGGCATTCCATTCACAAGTAGTTCAAATAAAACTTAGTTTAATGTTAGTTAAATTTGAACTCTAGCCAACTTATTAAAActcaaggttttttttttttttttttactcatgACTTGTTGAGCTACTCACAAGTGCCCCTCCGATCCCCTCGACCCTCGCCCCTCCCCTTCTCTCTCGCACACGTATAGCCATAATATTTgacatataatttttcttttgtttgtttgaaatAAAACCCACCATAATGCATTAACCGATAACAACATAATCACAAATGCAAAAGAGCGGATTTATACTCCAAAAACCATGACTAGCCTATGAACCCATAACATTAACAAGACCATGAGCTACATTTATGATACAATGTCCTTCTAATGTGCCGATAAGAAACCTTATTAAGAGAGTGTTATAGCGTAACACAATATGAAATAACACGACTCATATAATTAGCAAGACAAACTCAAGCTGGACTATAATTAATGAAAACTTGAGCTCAATTCAATCCAATTAAGTCGAGGTCAAGCTTGCACTCAAACCACTATAaacattttgaatttaaattcgAACTAATCAAAAGTCAAATTCATTTCAATTAATTCACACTTAAGAGCGCAGCTTAGACACCATTATCTTATTTACCTTTTGAATTGATAATCTACAaactatacatttatttatttctcatatcaattatttatttgtacacACTATCCAATTgcctataaaaaattaaattgtgaacTGCATGCCATTTTTGTCAACTcaatcaacattttttttttttaaggtaacattttttgttattattaactttaaattaaagaaatgaatagGAGAAAGTTGAGAAATCCTTCAATCTCGGCGCCTAGTATTGCCTATTTGCCTGCTCATGACTTCATGTGCTATATATGAGGTGAAGTCAAAAGGGCctttcttatatattttatttatcgAGCTGGCGGGATCTTGAATGTTCTTGGGGACTGTTGCGAGTATGAGTGAATTCGATCACGTACGCAGCATGAAAGCATCCAACTAACATAaacattttttctttcatttttcgtttttttttttttttttttggttgttgttgttgttgtttgaaTGCATTTTACATGCAACTTTTGCAAGCAAATGAGTAATtagagcatataatatataaacataaatgtgaaatttaactatcagtttagacttttagttgagaattAAATTTATACGGTCCAAAATAAATCATgtattactaataaaatatttttaaattatcattAAAGTTCTCAAAATGCAATACAGTATTATGAAACGTAACATTTATTTGAGATTTGACTTCTTCACCCACTTGTGAATATTAAATACTGTAAAACTGCATGATGATGACGAATAATGATTCATAATAAGTGGACCTTTAACATGCACCATAATTCATATCAATGGAGCTCATGGAATGACCGAATGAACCTTTAGGAATAAGCAATTGAATATTAATCGGTTTCATAAACACAGTAAATGACGGGAACTGCACGTCTGCACTACCTAAAAAGTCACAGATTAAAGTagtaaaagaagaagaaaatttgcAACAGGAAGTTTTCTAATGATAACCAACCATGTGACATGTTTGGTCGTTAATGAACTTGTTTAGTCGTTAAGGTTAAGGTTAGGGTTATCCTCAGTACGAGACTTCCCAAGTAGTCGACGGGCGTAAATGTGGGGGTGTGGATAGTATCGGCGTCTTCTTCGACGGGGCACCGCCTGAGCAAATTTTCTCACGAGCTTTATGGTCAACGTTCAACAGTCAACACGTTTGTAAATGGGCTGCATCCTGTAATGAGCTGGTGAAACGTGTAGGCCAAGGCCCGTGATAACTAATAATAGAGAATGGGCTTCATGGGCCTAGGGTGGGTGtgaaggcaaattatgctgtgcaaggtggacctgggtccaaaactacatcgtttttgtcttttttttttttaaattagttaacatattgctgaatatagagttgcccaaaaatgtgtgaatatagaggtttcaaagtgtgaatgtagagtataggaataGTGAATGTATATTtgtgattgtgtgaatgtagagttgcccagaaatgtgtgaatgtggaggtttcaaattgtgaatatagagtatagaaatcgtgaatgtagagttatgcatgtgtgaatctgtaacagAGTTAAGAAgatctagcaacttgtagccctgtaatgtgtgaatatgaagttctcaagttgtgaatatagaatataggacctgtgaatatagagttttgaatgtgtgaatgcataacagtggtaatatagttactataaacatataatcttgtaatgtgtaaatgtggagtttacaaagtgtaaatgtagagtatagtgtatgtgaatgtagatccAGGTCCACTTGCAAGGTGTACCtgagtccacggcataacaattgggGTGTGAAAGAGTAATATCAACTTCAACTGGCCCAAAAGACACAATTTCATCGTTCTTGAGGTCTTACGCTCCAGCTGACAAAGTATGACCCATCCAGCTGCCGGGTCTGCATGGCTTCCACGTGTCCGTTCCAAAAGCACCACGCGTGCACCTCATATCACCTTTTCGCCTCTTCTTATATCCTCCTCATCGCCTAAACTTTTCCATTTCGAAATCTTCCCTTCTGATAATCACTTTCCGATCAGCACGTTATGTCATCGGATTTGAACACAACGGAATCCCCTTCACCGCCGGCAACGGAACCCACCTCTcttccaccgccgccgccgcaaaAGCAAGCTCTTCCCGAACCACCAGTACCAACAGCAACGATCAAAGATATTTTGCTGTGGAAGAGGAAGCGTTTGAACATCGCAGCTATAGTCATATCAACCGCAACATGGGTGGCTCTCGAGATTTACAGATTCAACTTCATTACGGCCGCGTCATGGGTGGCCATGTTCGTCGTCGCCGCCTTCTTCATCTGGGGCAACATCGACAGGCTTCTGGGAAAGTAAGCAAGCCCTGTCTCCCTATCTCCCATAACTAACACATACTTATTTGCTAAGATCTTGTGTTCTAGTGGTATTAAGTTATACTAttttttgtgtttcagtagggtaagaaagtaattatgaacttATACTATATTGTAAATGAGTCAATAGGACTAAAAAAAGTACCTACTTATTACTTCTAATCAATTACTTCATTAATCATTGTCCACTGTTTTTGAATTTCAGAGAACCGGCGGCCGACATGTCTAGGGTGTACATCAGCCAACAATCCGCCGAGAAGACGGCCGACGTGTTCCGCCGATGTGTCAACCAAAGCGTTGAGTTTACGCTGCGCCTTGGCGCCGAGAGAGAGTGGTACGTGGTTGCTGCGGCCGTGGCGGCGTTGTGGGTACTCTCAGTTATTGCAAGCCACCTTGATCTTCTTACTCTTCTCTACATAGgtaaactgatttttttttttttaatattggacCAGGATCTACAGTGCACTTGTGACCCTAGTCCAAGATTTAAATTGCTGAAACACCAGTAAATTTTATGTTGTGACCTTAATTGACAACCTTGCAACTAGTTTACAAAtcaagaagaaattaaaacatgtgGGGATGACTTGTTGGTTGTGTTGGGACAGGTGAGATGGTTGGGCTTACTCTACCGGTTACTTATAACAAGTATGAACAGAAGATAAAGGAGTCCGGGCAGAGATTCAAGGTGCTGTACCGAAGATATTACAACATGGTTTTGCAGAAGTCCAGTGAGTTGAAGACGATGATGTTGCAGAAGACTGGGGACTTGAAGAATAAGCTGGCGTctaaacacaaacacaaagagaagaagagagaatagTGATAAGCTCATTTGCATTATGTATTCATGTTTTGGCAAAACTATGTGTTATAACGAGTAGTTTGTACTCCAGATAATCACCCAAATTCTCGCAATAACAGTATCATTAAAcgattttaaaacattttcctATGCATGTTTAACGAGGATCCGTGGCGCAATGGTAGCGTGTCTGACTCCAGATCAGAAGGTTGCGTGTTCAATTCACGTCGGGTTCAATCCCCGTGATCCATACTTTTTTTAGATTGTTTGGCTGCGATTCAGCTCAAGATCGAATTATACGCTTTCACTGGACAAAGTTTCCTATGCATGTTCAAAATTGTAGAGTCAATAGTTTCCTTTATATATGT of Ipomoea triloba cultivar NCNSP0323 chromosome 3, ASM357664v1 contains these proteins:
- the LOC116014230 gene encoding reticulon-like protein B13, with the protein product MSSDLNTTESPSPPATEPTSLPPPPPQKQALPEPPVPTATIKDILLWKRKRLNIAAIVISTATWVALEIYRFNFITAASWVAMFVVAAFFIWGNIDRLLGKEPAADMSRVYISQQSAEKTADVFRRCVNQSVEFTLRLGAEREWYVVAAAVAALWVLSVIASHLDLLTLLYIGEMVGLTLPVTYNKYEQKIKESGQRFKVLYRRYYNMVLQKSSELKTMMLQKTGDLKNKLASKHKHKEKKRE